A single Pedobacter sp. PACM 27299 DNA region contains:
- the rpmD gene encoding 50S ribosomal protein L30 — MAKIKITQVKSIIDRSERQKRTMKALGLTKMNQSVEVEANAAIIGMVRKVNHLVAIESI, encoded by the coding sequence ATGGCTAAGATCAAAATAACCCAGGTAAAAAGCATTATCGATAGAAGCGAACGCCAAAAAAGAACGATGAAAGCATTAGGTTTAACTAAAATGAACCAAAGTGTAGAAGTGGAAGCTAACGCTGCCATCATCGGAATGGTGAGAAAAGTGAATCACTTAGTTGCTATAGAGAGTATATAA
- the rplR gene encoding 50S ribosomal protein L18 yields MAGKKLSRRDRIKKGIRKRLTGSESRPRLSVYRSNKGIYAQIINDVTGNTIVSASSLSKDFSGTGNKSEQSVAVGKLVAEKAIAAGIKEVVFDRNGYLYHGRVKSLAEGAREAGLVF; encoded by the coding sequence ATGGCAGGAAAAAAATTATCTCGTAGAGATCGTATAAAAAAGGGAATCAGAAAAAGATTAACAGGTTCTGAAAGCCGTCCACGTCTATCGGTATATAGAAGCAATAAAGGAATTTATGCTCAAATCATTAACGACGTAACCGGTAATACAATTGTATCAGCTTCGTCTTTATCAAAAGACTTTTCTGGAACTGGAAACAAATCTGAGCAATCAGTAGCTGTTGGTAAATTAGTAGCTGAAAAAGCTATTGCAGCTGGGATTAAAGAAGTAGTTTTCGACAGAAATGGTTATTTGTACCATGGACGTGTTAAATCGTTGGCAGAAGGTGCTCGCGAAGCTGGTTTAGTATTTTAA
- the rplO gene encoding 50S ribosomal protein L15: MNLSNLKPAKGSTKNVKRIGRGTGSGRGGTSTRGHKGAGSRSGHKTKIGFEGGQMPLQRRVPKVGFKPINRVEYVSVNLDVIQALAEKFNLTTIDFATLQDHGLAHKNDLVKVLGRGEVKSKLEVKAHAFSATAQQAIEAVGGSIEKL, encoded by the coding sequence ATGAACTTAAGTAATCTGAAACCTGCAAAAGGTTCTACAAAGAATGTTAAGAGAATTGGTCGTGGTACCGGTTCTGGACGTGGCGGAACATCGACACGTGGTCACAAAGGTGCTGGATCTCGTTCTGGTCACAAAACCAAAATCGGTTTTGAAGGTGGTCAAATGCCATTGCAACGTCGCGTACCTAAGGTTGGTTTCAAACCTATTAACCGCGTAGAGTACGTAAGTGTAAACTTAGACGTAATTCAAGCATTAGCTGAGAAATTTAATCTAACTACAATTGATTTTGCTACATTGCAAGACCATGGTTTAGCTCACAAAAATGACCTGGTAAAAGTACTAGGCCGTGGTGAAGTTAAATCTAAGTTAGAAGTTAAAGCTCATGCTTTTTCTGCTACCGCACAACAAGCTATTGAGGCTGTTGGAGGCTCAATCGAAAAATTGTAA
- the rpsH gene encoding 30S ribosomal protein S8 — MNTDPIADYLTRVRNAIKANHRIVEIPASNLKKEITKVLFDKGYIANYKFEDTTVQGTIKIALKYNAITKIPAIRTLTRISKPGLRQYAGVENMPRVLNGLGIAILSTSKGVMTDKEAAKLNIGGEVLCHVY, encoded by the coding sequence ATGAATACAGATCCAATAGCAGATTACCTTACAAGAGTAAGAAATGCCATCAAGGCAAATCACAGAATTGTAGAAATTCCTGCATCAAATCTTAAAAAAGAAATTACTAAAGTTCTTTTTGACAAAGGTTACATTGCTAACTACAAATTTGAAGATACTACGGTTCAAGGAACAATTAAAATCGCTTTGAAATACAATGCGATCACTAAAATTCCTGCAATCCGTACATTAACCCGTATCAGCAAACCAGGTTTAAGGCAATATGCCGGCGTAGAAAATATGCCAAGAGTATTAAACGGTTTAGGTATCGCCATCTTGTCTACATCTAAAGGTGTAATGACAGATAAAGAAGCAGCCAAACTGAACATTGGTGGCGAAGTTTTGTGTCACGTTTATTAA
- the rplF gene encoding 50S ribosomal protein L6, translating into MSRIGKAPINVPSGVTITVSNDNVVTVKGPKGELTQAVDSDITVSQEDGVVTVTRPSEQKRHKALHGLYRSLLNNMVVGVTEGYKISQELVGVGYRATNTGNTLDLVLGYSHHYVFQLPEEIKVTTTSEKGQTPKIILESIDKQLIGQVAAKIRSLRTPEPYKGKGIKFVGEVLRRKAGKSASKK; encoded by the coding sequence ATGTCAAGAATAGGAAAAGCCCCAATTAATGTACCTTCAGGTGTAACAATTACTGTATCTAACGATAACGTAGTAACTGTTAAAGGACCAAAAGGAGAATTGACTCAAGCAGTTGATTCTGATATCACTGTAAGTCAGGAAGATGGCGTAGTTACTGTAACTCGTCCCTCAGAGCAGAAAAGACACAAAGCTTTACACGGTTTATACCGTTCATTGCTAAACAATATGGTTGTTGGTGTTACAGAAGGATATAAAATTTCTCAGGAATTAGTAGGTGTTGGTTACCGTGCTACAAACACAGGAAACACTTTAGACTTAGTTCTGGGTTATTCTCACCACTATGTATTCCAATTGCCGGAAGAAATTAAAGTAACAACTACCTCGGAAAAAGGTCAGACTCCTAAAATCATTTTAGAAAGTATTGACAAACAATTGATCGGTCAAGTAGCAGCAAAAATCCGCTCGTTACGTACTCCTGAGCCATATAAAGGTAAAGGTATCAAGTTTGTAGGTGAAGTGTTAAGAAGAAAAGCAGGTAAATCAGCTTCTAAAAAATAA
- the rpsE gene encoding 30S ribosomal protein S5 — MSTINIKRVKTSEIELKDRLVSIQRVAKVTKGGRTFSFSAIVVVGDENGIVGYGLGKAKEVTEAIAKGIDDAKKNLVKVPLLNGTVPHEQIGKFSGGFVLIKPAAVGTGVIAGGAMRAVLESAGVHNVLAKSKGSSNPHNVVKATVDALTKMRDAYTIAQQRGIDLNKVFNG; from the coding sequence ATGTCAACTATCAATATAAAAAGAGTAAAGACTAGCGAGATCGAATTAAAAGATCGTTTAGTTAGCATACAACGTGTTGCCAAAGTAACCAAAGGTGGACGTACTTTCAGCTTCTCAGCCATCGTGGTTGTTGGAGATGAAAACGGAATCGTAGGTTACGGATTAGGTAAAGCAAAAGAGGTGACTGAAGCGATTGCTAAAGGTATCGATGATGCTAAAAAGAACTTGGTAAAAGTTCCTCTATTAAACGGTACTGTTCCTCATGAGCAAATCGGTAAATTCTCAGGTGGTTTTGTATTAATCAAACCAGCAGCAGTAGGTACAGGTGTTATTGCAGGTGGTGCAATGCGTGCAGTATTAGAGAGTGCCGGTGTACACAACGTATTGGCAAAGTCTAAAGGTTCATCAAATCCTCACAACGTGGTAAAAGCAACAGTAGATGCTTTAACTAAGATGCGTGATGCTTATACCATCGCTCAGCAACGTGGTATTGATTTAAATAAAGTTTTTAACGGATAA
- the secY gene encoding preprotein translocase subunit SecY — protein MKKLFTTLSNIWKIQELKERIVFTLMILLVYRFVSHVVLPGVDATLLGNNEKSGLLGLLDMFAGGSFSRVSILALGVMPYISASIVVQLLGIAVPSFQKMQKEGESGRKKLNQITRYLTVAITAVQAVGYVKTQVPVEAIVIDHALFYVMATFVLAAGTLFVMWLGEKITDKGIGNGISLIIMVGIIARLPIALYQEITSRFVGDGGLIALVLEIVALFAVVMFTIMIVQGVRKVPVQYAKRIVGNRQFGGVRQYIPLKVNAAGVMPIIFAQALMFIPGFIPQFFPSLQNTWLIQFSDYTSLAYSLTFGFLIIAFTFFYTAITVNPTQMSDDMKKNGGFIPGIKPGLATSSFIDDVISKITFPGAVFLAIIAVLPSVAVKFGIKSEFAHFYGGTSLLILVGVVLDTLQQIESYLLMRHYDGLMKTGRVTGRTGIPAATTGSNAVI, from the coding sequence ATGAAGAAGCTGTTTACTACTTTAAGTAATATTTGGAAAATTCAAGAATTGAAAGAGCGTATTGTATTTACGCTCATGATTCTTTTGGTTTATAGATTTGTATCTCATGTGGTGCTACCAGGTGTTGACGCAACTCTTTTAGGCAATAATGAAAAGTCTGGTCTTTTAGGTCTCTTGGATATGTTTGCCGGAGGTTCGTTTTCACGGGTATCTATCCTTGCCTTGGGTGTTATGCCTTATATTTCTGCCTCAATTGTAGTTCAGCTATTAGGTATTGCTGTTCCTTCATTCCAGAAAATGCAAAAGGAGGGTGAAAGTGGCAGGAAGAAACTAAATCAGATTACGCGTTATCTAACCGTAGCCATTACTGCTGTTCAGGCCGTTGGTTATGTTAAAACACAAGTTCCTGTTGAAGCAATCGTTATTGATCATGCTTTGTTCTATGTAATGGCAACATTCGTGTTGGCTGCTGGTACATTGTTTGTGATGTGGTTGGGTGAGAAAATCACCGATAAAGGTATTGGAAATGGTATTTCACTAATCATTATGGTTGGTATTATTGCCAGATTGCCAATTGCTTTATACCAGGAGATCACTTCTAGGTTCGTTGGGGACGGTGGCTTAATCGCTCTTGTTCTTGAAATTGTGGCTTTATTTGCAGTAGTGATGTTTACCATCATGATTGTTCAGGGTGTACGTAAAGTACCGGTTCAATATGCAAAAAGGATAGTTGGTAACAGACAGTTTGGTGGGGTAAGACAGTACATTCCTTTAAAAGTGAATGCTGCCGGTGTAATGCCGATTATCTTTGCTCAAGCATTGATGTTTATCCCTGGATTCATTCCTCAGTTCTTTCCTTCTTTACAGAACACCTGGTTGATTCAGTTCAGTGACTATACTTCATTAGCGTATAGCTTAACTTTTGGATTTTTAATTATTGCATTCACATTCTTTTATACTGCAATTACCGTTAACCCTACTCAAATGTCGGACGACATGAAGAAGAACGGTGGATTCATTCCTGGTATCAAACCAGGTCTGGCTACCTCAAGCTTCATAGATGATGTAATTTCGAAGATCACCTTCCCAGGTGCAGTTTTCTTAGCCATCATTGCTGTACTTCCTTCAGTAGCCGTTAAATTCGGTATCAAGTCAGAATTTGCCCATTTCTATGGCGGAACTTCTTTGTTGATCCTGGTAGGTGTGGTATTAGATACATTGCAACAAATTGAAAGTTATTTGTTAATGCGTCATTATGATGGTTTAATGAAAACAGGTAGAGTTACCGGTCGCACAGGAATTCCTGCTGCAACAACTGGTAGCAACGCAGTGATCTAA